The sequence below is a genomic window from Paucidesulfovibrio longus DSM 6739.
GAACACTACGAAAACCAATCCAACAGCAACCTCGACCTGGCGCAGTTCGACGACGCCTTCGAAACCGCCGAAGTCGAGGAACGTGAGTTCGAGGCCGTTCCCGACGGCAAGTACCAGGTCAACGTCGACCGGGTCGAACTGACCCGCGCCCAGACCTCGGGCAATCCCATGCTCAAGTGGACCCTGCGCATTCTCGCGCCGACCCACAAGGGCCGTCTGCTCTGGCGTAACAACGTCATGGCCAGCAACGAGAACATCAAGTGGCTCAAGCAGGACCTCTACACCTGCGGGCTGCAGCTTCAGAAACTCTCCGACCTGCCGGGCCACCTCGAGCAGCTTCTCAACATCAAGCTGGAGGTGACCAAACGCACTCGTGGTGAAAACGAGAACATCTACTTCAACCGTCGCATTGTCATGGCCGACGATGCCGGGGCTCCCGGCGCGGCGATGGACGACATGATCCCGTTCTGATGATGGACCGGATCACCGTTGTCGTCGACACCCGCGAACAGGAGCCCTACAGCTTCGATACAGACAAGGTTTCGGCGGTTCGCAAGGCGCTGCCCGCCGGTGATTACTCGCTGGTCGGCCTCGAGGAACGGGTGGCGGTGGAGCGTAAATCCCTGACGGATTTCGTCTCCACCGTCATCCGAGGGCGAAAGCGGTTCCATCGCGAACTGGAAAAGCTCTCCGCCTACGAATCCGCCTGCGTGGTTGTCGAGTGCAACTTTCGCGATCTGGTCGATGGCCGCTACCGCAGCGATGCCCACCCGCACGCGCTGATCGGAACGGTCGCCTCCATCGTCGTCGACTTCGGTGTCCCCGTCTACTTCTGCTCGGACCGGCAGGCCGCCTGCCGTTTTGTCGAGGAGTACCTGACACGTTTTCACCGGAGGATCGCGAGATGCCAAAAAGAAATGAGAGTAACCCGGCGCGACTCCGGGGAAGAATAGAGCGCGTTTACTATGCCGGACCCAAGTTCTCCGCAGGCCGACTGCTCACCCCGACCGGTGAGGAAGTCCAGTTCGCGGGCAATTTGTTCGCCCGTGAAAATCAGCCTGTGGTCCTGCTCGGGTCGTGGTCCACCCATCCCAAATACGGCCGTCAGTTCAAGGTCGACGGGATGGAGCACGATCTCGAACTCGATCCGGAGGGGCTGATCCACTATCTGGCCAACCATCCGGAGATCAAGGGCATTGGTCCGGCCAAGGCCAGATTGATCGTCGAGAGTTTCGGCGACGCCTTTGAAGAAACCCTTCTGAGTGACCCCGAACGCATCGCGCTGAAAGCCCGGCTACCCATGGACGCGGCCCGGCGGCTGCGCGACGAATGGTTGAAGAACCGCAGCGTCAACGCCGTC
It includes:
- a CDS encoding DUF669 domain-containing protein, with translation MEHYENQSNSNLDLAQFDDAFETAEVEEREFEAVPDGKYQVNVDRVELTRAQTSGNPMLKWTLRILAPTHKGRLLWRNNVMASNENIKWLKQDLYTCGLQLQKLSDLPGHLEQLLNIKLEVTKRTRGENENIYFNRRIVMADDAGAPGAAMDDMIPF
- a CDS encoding ERCC4 domain-containing protein, with translation MMDRITVVVDTREQEPYSFDTDKVSAVRKALPAGDYSLVGLEERVAVERKSLTDFVSTVIRGRKRFHRELEKLSAYESACVVVECNFRDLVDGRYRSDAHPHALIGTVASIVVDFGVPVYFCSDRQAACRFVEEYLTRFHRRIARCQKEMRVTRRDSGEE